The following coding sequences lie in one Capsicum annuum cultivar UCD-10X-F1 chromosome 5, UCD10Xv1.1, whole genome shotgun sequence genomic window:
- the LOC107870474 gene encoding zeatin O-glucosyltransferase, producing MEINSENVANNEQISEVVVVIVPTQAQGHLNQLLQFACLVSSFGLSVYYIGLANCNYQVRIRANALNPSDIAKIHFHDLPNGRGGKIPSVWDTCMLLQEPIASFIRDMSSKSRRVVVVHDYLMSYNVQVVSSLPNTESYVFSCISAFSSCSLKMLDIQLEDQELLKKLPSLEGILTDEFRDLLASQHRYKDIRSGDIHNTSKVIDGKYLDLLAQAEFNLNKKQWAIGPILPTKLDHRNNICFEWMNKQPPNSVLYISFGTTTSFSDRQIKELAVGLEQSKQKFIWVLRDADRGDSFTGEARRLELPKGFEERVKNVGLVVRGWAPQPEILAHSSTGGFMSHCGWNSCIESITVGVPIAAWPMYADQPRNGFLLTEMLKIGLIVREWEKREELVSASTIENVVRKLMASDEGDVIRKRAKELGEAVRCSTEKGGASRMELDSFIAHITR from the coding sequence ATGGAGATTAACAGTGAAAATGTTGCAAACAATGAACAAATCAGTGAAGTAGTTGTAGTAATTGTTCCAACTCAAGCTCAAGGCCATCTCAATCAACTTCTCCAATTTGCCTGTCTAGTTTCCTCTTTCGGTCTCTCTGTTTACTATATTGGCTTAGCCAACTGCAACTATCAGGTCAGGATTCGAGCCAACGCCTTAAACCCTTCGGATATAGCCAAGATCCACTTTCATGACCTCCCAAATGGTCGGGGAGGCAAAATCCCATCAGTGTGGGATACTTGTATGCTTCTACAAGAGCCCATTGCTTCCTTCATTCGTGATATGTCCTCAAAATCAAGACGAGTTGTTGTTGTTCATGATTATTTAATGTCCTATAATGTTCAGGTTGTTTCTTCCTTGCCCAATACTGAATCCTATGTGTTTAGTTGCATTTCAGCTTTCTCTTCGTGCAGTTTGAAGATGTTAGACATCCAACTTGAAGATCAAGAATTGCTTAAAAAGCTACCCTCCCTTGAAGGAATTTTGACAGACGAATTCAGGGACTTATTAGCTTCTCAGCATCGGTATAAGGATATTAGATCAGGTGATATTCATAATACAAGCAAAGTAATTGATGGCAAGTATCTTGATTTGCTGGCACAAGCAGAATTTAATCTGAACAAGAAACAATGGGCAATTGGACCTATTCTTCCTACTAAACTCGATCATAGGAACAATATATGTTTTGAGTGGATGAACAAACAACCTCCAAACTCAGTTCTTTATATATCTTTCGGAACAACAACTTCATTTTCTGATAGACAAATCAAGGAGCTCGCGGTGGGATTAGAACAAAGCAAACAGAAGTTCATATGGGTACTGAGAGATGCTGATAGAGGAGATAGCTTTACTGGGGAAGCTAGAAGACTTGAGCTGCCAAAAGGGTTTGAGGAGAGAGTTAAAAATGTAGGTTTAGTGGTAAGAGGATGGGCACCACAACCAGAAATCTTGGCTCATTCTTCCACGGGTGGGTTCATGAGTCATTGTGGCTGGAACTCTTGCATAGAGAGTATTACTGTGGGGGTGCCTATAGCTGCTTGGCCTATGTACGCTGACCAACCGAGAAATGGTTTCTTGCTGACggaaatgttgaaaataggtctcattgTGAGGGAGTGGGAGAAACGTGAGGAGCTGGTGAGTGCATCCACCATTGAGAATGTCGTGAGGAAGTTGATGGCATCAGATGAAGGCGATGTGATTAGAAAAAGAGCAAAAGAATTGGGAGAAGCTGTAAGGTGTTCAACAGAGAAAGGGGGAGCTTCTCGAATGGAGTTGGATTCTTTCATCGCGCATATCACAAGATAG
- the LOC124898736 gene encoding uncharacterized protein LOC124898736, which translates to MGHLEACRTFEVAFILHLMRDVLAIINELNKCLQKKEQDVANAMLLVEVAKRRLQVLRDDEWNSLIDKVTLFCNKHDILIPNFEDPYVSSLRSRRRHTDYTVLHHYRVEVFCNIIDLQLQELNDYFGKVTTDLLHGIASLNPVNLFSSFDIKKIMSIAELYPDNFDEFNMSILENQLSSYIVDVRDVDERFSDLNGLCDLSKRLVQTKKHSNYPLVFRLVKLAIFLPVATTSIERAFSAMKFIKNDLRSQMSDIVFSDFLVPYLEKDIFDNISNDAILRHFKI; encoded by the coding sequence ATGGGACATCTCGAAGCTTGTCGAACATTTGAGGTTGCATTCATATTACATTTGATGAGGGATGTTTTGGCTATCATAAATGAGCTTAACAAATGCTTACAAAAAAAAGAGCAAGATGTTGCAAATGCCATGCTACTTGTTGAAGTAGCAAAGAGAAGGTTACAAGTTTTAAGGGATGATGAATGGAATTCTCTTATTGATAAGGTAACTCTATTTTGTAACAAACATGATATTTTGATACCTAACTTTGAGGATCCATATGTTAGCTCTTTAAGATCCCGTCGTCGACATACCGATTATACAGTCTTACATCATTACCGTGTTGAAGTATTTTGCAATATTATTGATTTGCAACTTCAAGAACTCAATGATTATTTTGGTAAGGTGACAACTGATTTGCTTCATGGAATTGCTTCTTTGAATCCAGTTAACTTATTTTCAAGTTTTgacatcaaaaaaataatgagCATAGCCGAATTATATCCAgataattttgatgaatttaatatGAGTATTCTTGAGAATCAACTTTCAAGTTACATTGTTGATGTTCGTGATGTTGATGAAAGGTTCTCCGATTTGAATGGGCTTTGTGATCTTTCCAAAAGATTAGTTCAGACAAAGAAACATTCAAATTATCCTTTGGTATTCCGCTTAGTGAAACTTGCTATATTTCTACCAGTTGCCACAACATCCATTGAAAGAGCTTTTTCGGCAATGAAGTTTATCAAGAATGACTTGCGGAGTCAGATGAGTGATATTGTTTTTAGTGATTTCTTGGTGCCTTATTTGGAAAAAGatatatttgataatatttctaaTGATGCTATATTAAGACATTTCAAGATATGA